The following proteins come from a genomic window of Diorhabda sublineata isolate icDioSubl1.1 chromosome 7, icDioSubl1.1, whole genome shotgun sequence:
- the LOC130447165 gene encoding uncharacterized protein LOC130447165, translating into MSMLLHQPPSHMILTPHETDQPLDFTMSKFKSKTSATVASQLKHFNNFAAQQHMILLQNNGLYYNNRTNNNKGFTRGSTPSSSSSEEEGVGPPGGSPRSPPPSPVRPRSDEIPETPTTPSAETKYGKSTNT; encoded by the exons ATGTCGATGTTGTTGCATCAACCCCCCAGTCATATGATTCTAACTCCTCACGAAACGGATCAACCTTTGGATTTTACCATGTcgaaatttaaaagtaaaacGTCCGCGACCGTGGCATCCCAATtgaaacatttcaataatttcgcTGCCCAACAACACATGATATTATTACAAAACAATGgactttattataataatagaactaataataataaaggttTCACACGTGGAAGTACTCCGTCTTCGAGTAGTTCAGAAGAAGAAGGGGTCGGACCTCCAGGGGGATCACCTAGATCCCCACCTCCTAGTCCTGTACGCCCAAGATCTGACG aaattccaGAAACTCCTACTACACCTTCAGCCGAGACGAAATATGGTAAGTCAACTAATACTTAG